The region AAATCAATCAGTACATCAGTATAAATCAGTAATCAGTATTATGCAAAATAAGCCAAAATACCCCGTTCGAGTATCAGTTTCTGAAGCAGCCAGACTATTCGGGGTAGATCAACATACAATCAGAAGAGCTATAAAACGTCAGGAATTACGTTATATTGTGGTACAATCAAGATACAAGGTTAACTTCGAAAGTCTTGTAGAATGGTCACAAAACCGCATAACTGTCAAGAATAAAATGGAACAACGCGGTATCGGTCAATATGTGGACAAGTGGAAAATTCGGACAAAAAAGTTCAGCCCAGACTCAGATTTGGTGAATTCAAATCCAAAAGATCAAACCCCAAAGGAAATCTAAAATCCAAAAATGAGCCAGAAAATCTCATTTAAACAAAAGTAATTCACCTTAATAGCACAAAAACAAGTACCAAAATGGTGCTGTTTTTTAATTGATTTTATCCCGCAGTCTGGTATAATATAATGGAATTCAACTAACTATTTCCCAAAATAAAATATGAAAAATAACACCTTCACAAAAAAATACGTA is a window of Candidatus Falkowbacteria bacterium DNA encoding:
- a CDS encoding helix-turn-helix domain-containing protein, giving the protein MQNKPKYPVRVSVSEAARLFGVDQHTIRRAIKRQELRYIVVQSRYKVNFESLVEWSQNRITVKNKMEQRGIGQYVDKWKIRTKKFSPDSDLVNSNPKDQTPKEI